One Gemmatimonadaceae bacterium genomic region harbors:
- the secG gene encoding preprotein translocase subunit SecG, whose translation MYTFLLIILILVSFAVITAILLQSGKGGGLAASFGGTSSSSDSLIGSRQAGNLLTKVSWWGGGVFLLLAFVLQLMSVRTRVPKSVLDTPLSGAAPTAPATKNQAPATAPVVPLEKAPATPAPAPSTPKQ comes from the coding sequence ATGTACACCTTTCTCCTGATCATCCTCATCCTCGTCAGCTTCGCCGTGATCACGGCGATTCTCCTGCAGTCGGGGAAGGGAGGCGGCCTCGCCGCTTCTTTCGGCGGAACGTCGTCCTCGTCCGACTCGCTCATCGGGTCGCGACAGGCCGGCAACCTCCTCACGAAGGTGAGTTGGTGGGGGGGCGGCGTCTTCCTGCTCCTGGCGTTCGTGTTGCAGCTGATGTCGGTGCGTACGCGCGTGCCGAAGTCGGTGCTCGACACGCCGCTGTCGGGCGCGGCGCCCACCGCGCCGGCCACGAAGAACCAGGCTCCGGCCACCGCGCCCGTCGTTCCGCTGGAGAAGGCGCCGGCCACGCCGGCCCCAGCCCCGTCGACTCCGAAGCAGTAG
- a CDS encoding triose-phosphate isomerase, which translates to MQHPVFAANWKMNHGPSDARAFLRSFLAHYARRTDRQVIFFPPAVTLTTVLEMLKDRQDILVGVQNIYWEDKGAFTGELSAGMARDAGATCVLVGHSERRHVFGETDEETARKVAAAVKAGLAPVLCVGETLAQRESGETETVVLRQLRAGISLIEPNQVAGMLIAYEPVWAIGTGRTATPDDASAIHLLIRQDLVGLLGERAKAIPILYGGSANRGNAAALLDASEVDGLLVGGASLDAEGWSSIVRT; encoded by the coding sequence ATGCAGCACCCTGTCTTTGCCGCCAACTGGAAGATGAACCATGGCCCGAGCGATGCCCGGGCCTTCTTGCGCTCGTTCCTGGCGCACTACGCACGACGCACCGACCGGCAGGTCATCTTCTTCCCACCCGCGGTCACGCTGACCACGGTGCTGGAGATGCTCAAGGATCGGCAGGACATCCTGGTTGGTGTGCAGAACATCTACTGGGAAGACAAGGGCGCCTTCACCGGCGAACTCTCGGCGGGAATGGCGCGCGACGCCGGCGCCACCTGTGTCCTGGTCGGGCATTCGGAGCGCCGGCACGTCTTCGGCGAGACCGACGAGGAGACGGCCAGGAAGGTCGCCGCCGCGGTCAAGGCAGGGCTCGCCCCCGTGCTGTGCGTGGGAGAGACGCTGGCGCAGCGCGAGTCGGGAGAGACCGAGACGGTCGTCCTGCGGCAGCTGCGCGCGGGGATCTCGCTCATCGAACCGAATCAGGTGGCGGGAATGCTGATCGCCTACGAGCCGGTGTGGGCCATCGGGACCGGGCGCACGGCGACGCCGGACGACGCGTCGGCGATCCACCTGCTCATCCGTCAGGACCTGGTCGGGCTGCTGGGAGAGCGGGCCAAGGCGATCCCGATTCTCTATGGCGGGAGCGCGAACCGGGGCAACGCCGCGGCCCTGCTCGACGCCAGCGAGGTGGATGGGTTGCTGGTGGGCGGCGCTTCGCTGGATGCCGAAGGATGGTCGTCCATCGTTCGCACTTGA